In Gopherus evgoodei ecotype Sinaloan lineage chromosome 7, rGopEvg1_v1.p, whole genome shotgun sequence, the sequence tcagtccataaaaaaattatgaaattacattaaaaattacaTTACAACATTAATGTTTCAAAATCAACCACTTAAAAGTTAGGAGATGCCAGAAATAAGGCTGTGCATGCAATTGCctcccttgtgcatatgtattatgatgAAGCCTTTATTTATGGGATCACATAACATTTTTTTCACAGAACAcgacctcattcagtgcacagaatggatcaTGCTCTGGAAATTAATTAGAGTTGCGAATGAGGCTTTTGTCAGTAGAATCCCATCCGATTTTTTGCAGATGTTGGAAGGCGTGTAGTAAAGGACGCTGAGAATGCAGGAAAAGAGAGGATAGTTTTGTAGTAAAGGCAGTGTAATGCCACCCTGGAGAACTGTAttttcttcctgcccctgccagagCTATGCATCACCAGGCAAggcatgaaaatcaaaattttcacaGGTGGCTACTATGTGTTACTTGAAATTTGGATATCTAACGTGAAACATCTgaagtctgatttgcagaagtgaagagcactcacagctgcaactgacaTCCGTAGTTCGGCTCTGAATATATCAAGTGTTATAAAAtattaagtactctgaaaaatcaagccaggCACTTCCTAAATGGGCATGCAAAATTAGCTGACATTTTTTACAATTTTGGTTTGTAAAACGGCGATACTACCATCACCTCCCGGGGGCATTGTGATGATAGTTCTTCACAGACATTAATATAAGATACAATgaaagcaccatagaaaagcctaggaggaaattaataattttgtattcGGTACAGAGTTTGGATGGCATCCAGTAAATAACACCTGGGGCCACATGATGAATGATTAGAATAGAAATAAACAGCGAATGCTACCCATTTAGTGAGTATcacccatcctgtgcactgagtcAGGCAGAGAGAGGTTTTGTGGAAAACAGTTTGTGACCATGAAATTAAAGACTCTATCATAATGCAGAGGCACAAAAGGGACAAATTAAcccaatcttaattctggcacttaCTAAGCttttaaatgcttaattttgCATCTTGAACATTCTTTGACATAGTTTTTTTGGGATATAATCTACAGATTGACTATGTTTTAAACCTGTGAGTTGGCAGAAAACTCAGCTGTGCAACACATTAATaacaactggattttttttcctctttgaaatGGGCATTTAAGTAAAAACAGTACATTAATAGCAAAATAGAACTCAAAATGTCACCAAAAGCAGACAATATAAGCTCCTATCAAATTTTGCCTGCCACTTGTACATAAAGTATTTTTCATTACTTGCAGTGCCAAGAACTATTATATCTTCAGGGACAATGTTACACTCACATTTTTTCTGCAATTAACTCATTTCATTCACAATTTAAGATGCATTTCCAGTGCAGTATTATAATGTGTATTAATAACTTCAGCATATTGTACTACGtaaataatacataatatttGTTCTTTGATACTGTGAGTTCAATTCATTAATGACAGTTCCCAAACAAACGGAAAATGTATAACCATATATTTATAGTGTTACAAAAGCTGTGTCAACCAGCTCtttgacaaaataaaaatagacTACCAGGAAGATCTTCCTGAGATCCTGTCAGATAAGGCTTAGGGATAGTTTTCTAAGTGGTGAAAAACCCTTAATTTAAGACTTTTGCAACTAGactggagagaacagcaggaaCTGTGCCTTAGGAAACCATTCTGAATTTGTACAGAAATGGACTGGATGATTTAATAGTGTTTTCATCTCTAACTTTCATGATTTGTTTGAATCAACTGAAGGCATAAGAAATGTCTGCTACCACAATGCCTGGCAGCATCCGACATTAACCTCCAACTATGGTCAGGATGGATTCAGCATTATACAGAATTCCAAGTTACCTGGAAATGATGCTATGGAACTTTTGCTGCATGTAATAATATGAAAAGGTTCTGTATCTCATCCAGAAGCCGTACAGAATTGCAGCTAAAGACCTTGAGTAATTGTGCAGTGAGATGGTCACCAGAAAGCTGTTTAAAGTTCTAGTCTTGACAAGTACTCAGCATCCTCATTTACCAATAGAAGGTGCAGCTACTCAGCACCTCtagaatcaggccacttatttaaatGTGTATATATGGAATCAGATAAGTTTGCATATCTTAACCATAGCTAATTGGAGGCAATGTGGTgaagtggatagagcactggactggaattcaggagatctgagttctttTCCTGACTCTAGCAACTGGTCTACcaggtgactttgggcaagtcacttctttgttcttctttgagatgtatggatgaaaagtgctatttaaGAGCTTAGTATTATTATTAGAATTAATTTATGCTGTGCTACATGTGAGAGGGGAAATCCCTTCTTGACAGGTGGTCAGTTGATACCCAGAAGCAGTATCCTTCTAATatagctggaaatgtttttcatagCAATTAAGGTATATAGTCTTAAAATGTAGCCAATATTTGTCTCAAAACTGTCACAATGAATTGCACAGATTGACTGCTTATTCCATAaagaaatgtacatttaaaacaaatgtactaTCTTTCATGATCTTTGAGCTTTCCTCAGCCTATGaaaagtttcctttttaaaagttaGCAGTTAGCTAAAAACTGCCAAAATGGTATTAGACATAATTGTATTTTCTTAATTATTTATATTGCCCTTTCCCTCATTCAGATTGTGGAGTAAAAACTGCCCACAGACTCCAACAAGTGTAAGAAACTCAACAGTCTGTGGAACTAGTTAGAACATCAGGATGTTCACTGTACTCCATAGAAACTCCACCCACATCACTTTAAAATAGAATTTTAGGGCTGTGCCTGTGCCTCCATTAGCAAATTCCCCTCTTCACCTTGAAAAGAATGCAATGTCCATGGATTCCAGTGCAACTCTCAGGCTATGTTGCCACTACcatggtaagtcgacctaagttacgcaactccagctacgtgaataatgtagctggagtcgacatggCTTAGGTCGccttactgcggtgtctacaccGCACTGCgtcgatgggagacactctcccatcgacttaccttattCTTCTTGTTCTGGGTGGTGTACTGCGGTCAACCAGAGAGCACTCTGCCATCaacttagtgggtcttcactagacctgctaaatcgacccctgGTACATCAATCTCCAAAGCGTTGATccagcagtagtgtagacatagctcaGGCTGCAATAGcggccccttccctcccacactaTGTCTGTGCAATCTGTAGAGTGAAAAAGAGGAGAATAAAAATTCCCTTTTTCCCATCCCCAATTGGTATAGAACCCTCTAACACCACACTTGACCTGGGCTTTAGGATTTGAGCcccagagagggaaaaaaaaaatatggaaagatTGCAATTCACTTGTTTGAAGGCCACATTAATAGGTgccttaaaaatacaaaattgaaaGAATAATAATTTTTGGTGGCAATTCTACAAGCTAAATTTTTATGTTCCCTACaataattattttttcctaatttaaaaaagttacacttttttcttttatattggaATTTAAATATGGTTTCATCTATTTATGAATTTTGTTTCTTCTTCTCAACAGGGTACtacatgaaaacaaaaaaaatgaggtTTCTATGTCAACTATCAATTATCTCTCTTCTATTTGGAGCTATGGTCATTGGTCAGCATGAAGGTTATGATTTTGAGGATGAATATGACCAAGAGCCAGATGATGAGTACCCacctatttttcattttaatcccAGTGTAGAATATGTAGTTCCTCATTTTCCTACTCCAGCCAAGTGTGCTCAAGAATGCTTTTGCCCACCAACTTTTCCATTATCAATGTACTGTGACCATCGGAAACTTAAGATGATACCACATATTCCTTCCCATATCCAACAACTCTATCTTCAGCATAATGACATTGAAGCTGTGACTGCAGAATCTTTTGTTAATGCCACTACCTTGAGAGAAATTAACCTTAGCCATAACAAAATTAAATCTCATATGATTGATCATGGTGTTTTTGCCAAACTTTCAAATCTTGTGCAACTTCACTTAGAACACAATAAATTGGATGAATTTCCATTTCCTCTTCCCAGCTCTCTAGAACGACTCTTTCTCAGTTCCAATGAGATTTCCAGATTATCTGGAAATGCTCTGCAAGGGTTAGTAAATGTGACCATGCTTGATCTCTGCAATAACTATCTTGATGACTCCCTACTCAAAGGAAAATACttttcaaatatgaaaaatctAATGCAGATCAATCTATGCAACAATAGATTACAGACTATGCCTCCTGATCTCCCATTTTCACTTATATATCTCTCTCTCGAAAATAACTCAATTTCTTACATTCCAGAAAACTATTTCAATAGACTTCCAAAAATAACTGCTCTAAGAATGTCACACAACAACCTGCAGGAAGTCCCATATaatgtttttaacctttccaaCCTTGTAGAACTCAATCTTGGACACAACAAGCTGAAGCAAGCATTCTATATTCCAAGAAGTCTGCAGCATTTGTATATTGAAGACAATGACATTGAATGTATGTTGAT encodes:
- the OMD gene encoding osteomodulin, with the protein product MKTKKMRFLCQLSIISLLFGAMVIGQHEGYDFEDEYDQEPDDEYPPIFHFNPSVEYVVPHFPTPAKCAQECFCPPTFPLSMYCDHRKLKMIPHIPSHIQQLYLQHNDIEAVTAESFVNATTLREINLSHNKIKSHMIDHGVFAKLSNLVQLHLEHNKLDEFPFPLPSSLERLFLSSNEISRLSGNALQGLVNVTMLDLCNNYLDDSLLKGKYFSNMKNLMQINLCNNRLQTMPPDLPFSLIYLSLENNSISYIPENYFNRLPKITALRMSHNNLQEVPYNVFNLSNLVELNLGHNKLKQAFYIPRSLQHLYIEDNDIEFINITLMCPSIDPRNINHLTYIRMDQNKLTAPISTYAFFCFPHIRIIYYGEQKGSVSQSTQLRTPVVHRFLTPEEYDEAEDGHETEDGHEEGEREDDYFHPYF